The following are from one region of the Paenibacillus sabinae T27 genome:
- a CDS encoding amino acid ABC transporter permease yields MDDRKIQIVIDSLLPLLKAGVAFTVPLTLVSFALGLLLAVATALVRLSSWKIPVLIARFYVWIIRGTPLLVQLFIIFYGLPSVGITLEPFTAAVIGFTLSVGAYGSEIVRAAILSIHKGQWEAAYSVGMTRIQALRRIILPQAARVSVPPLANSFISLVKDTSLAATITYVEMFRTAQQIAAVTYEPLLVYSEAAVFYLVFCTVLTVLQDYLEKRLSRYSAG; encoded by the coding sequence ATGGATGACCGTAAAATCCAAATCGTGATCGATTCTTTGCTGCCCCTGCTTAAAGCCGGGGTGGCTTTTACCGTTCCGCTGACGCTGGTTTCATTCGCTCTCGGCTTGCTGCTGGCGGTTGCAACGGCGCTGGTTCGGCTGTCGTCATGGAAAATTCCGGTTCTGATCGCCCGCTTCTATGTATGGATCATCCGCGGTACGCCGCTGCTGGTTCAGTTGTTCATTATTTTTTATGGACTGCCGAGCGTCGGAATAACGCTGGAGCCGTTTACGGCGGCGGTGATCGGGTTTACGCTAAGTGTAGGGGCGTACGGCTCGGAAATCGTGCGTGCGGCCATCCTGTCTATCCATAAAGGGCAGTGGGAGGCGGCTTATTCGGTCGGCATGACGCGCATCCAGGCGCTGCGGCGAATTATTCTGCCCCAGGCCGCGCGTGTATCCGTCCCCCCGCTGGCGAACTCGTTCATTAGCCTGGTGAAGGATACGTCGCTGGCGGCAACGATCACTTATGTGGAAATGTTCCGCACAGCGCAGCAAATCGCGGCCGTTACCTATGAACCGCTGCTTGTATACAGTGAAGCAGCAGTCTTTTATCTCGTATTTTGTACGGTCCTGACGGTGCTGCAAGATTACCTGGAAAAACGTTTGTCCCGCTACTCCGCGGGCTAA
- a CDS encoding response regulator transcription factor has product MKAHLGIRLLLVDDEPHILQFLELGLINEGFDIRTAPDGLSALEIAAEFKPHVAILDIMMPGMDGFEVCRVLRDEEPDIAVIMLTAKDEVDDRVKGLSLGADDYMVKPFSFEELLARIQARLRNRFPGLLGEVRCGPFRIDGRRKEIRFRDSVLELSPTEYELLQYMVINHGLVLSKPMILDKVWGYDFGGEENIVEVYIRSLREKLGDKEHRIIRTLRGAGYRVDLL; this is encoded by the coding sequence ATGAAAGCTCACCTAGGCATCCGTCTGCTGCTGGTGGACGATGAGCCTCACATCCTCCAGTTCCTGGAACTGGGACTTATAAATGAGGGCTTTGACATAAGAACGGCGCCGGACGGACTGTCGGCTCTTGAAATCGCCGCCGAATTCAAACCTCATGTTGCCATTCTCGATATTATGATGCCCGGAATGGACGGTTTTGAAGTCTGCCGAGTTCTCCGGGACGAAGAGCCGGACATCGCCGTTATTATGCTGACGGCCAAGGATGAGGTCGACGACCGCGTCAAGGGACTGTCCCTCGGGGCCGACGATTATATGGTCAAGCCATTCAGCTTCGAAGAGCTGCTCGCGCGCATTCAGGCGCGACTCCGCAACCGGTTCCCGGGACTGCTTGGCGAGGTGCGCTGCGGCCCCTTCCGGATCGACGGTCGGAGAAAGGAAATCCGCTTCAGGGACTCCGTGCTTGAGCTTTCGCCGACGGAGTACGAGCTGCTGCAGTACATGGTCATCAACCACGGGCTTGTGCTGAGCAAGCCGATGATCCTTGACAAGGTCTGGGGATACGACTTCGGAGGGGAAGAAAATATCGTGGAGGTCTACATTCGTTCCCTTCGCGAGAAGCTGGGCGATAAGGAGCACCGCATCATCCGCACGCTGCGCGGCGCGGGCTACCGGGTGGATCTCCTATGA
- a CDS encoding GerMN domain-containing protein, whose amino-acid sequence MRIIKTILLCFAIGLTLSIAGCGDKKNGTGGSHDPAASSPATAAPAASPTEAAEKEEAIATYYGNADATGLVQKETVIRYSRETDKYLAALNALKTSPEEHIVSLCPSTTFLSAELNSGKLTINLHLPDEDRLGASGEELLLKALRNTLFQFKEVETFEVLVDGQKVESLMGHFDLPSPFTRSEN is encoded by the coding sequence ATGCGTATAATTAAAACCATTCTGCTGTGCTTCGCCATTGGTTTGACCTTAAGCATAGCGGGTTGTGGGGATAAAAAAAACGGTACTGGCGGTTCTCACGATCCGGCAGCTTCTTCGCCCGCTACGGCGGCTCCTGCGGCTTCCCCCACTGAAGCTGCTGAGAAGGAAGAAGCGATTGCAACGTATTACGGGAACGCTGATGCGACTGGTCTCGTCCAAAAGGAAACGGTTATTCGTTATTCCAGAGAAACGGATAAATATCTGGCTGCTTTGAATGCTCTTAAAACGAGCCCGGAGGAACATATTGTTTCATTATGCCCTAGTACTACCTTCCTGTCTGCCGAACTGAACTCTGGCAAATTGACCATTAATTTACACTTGCCGGACGAGGATCGGCTGGGGGCTTCCGGAGAAGAATTGCTGCTGAAAGCTTTGCGTAATACATTGTTCCAATTTAAAGAGGTGGAAACCTTTGAGGTACTGGTAGATGGACAAAAAGTTGAATCACTGATGGGGCATTTTGACTTGCCTTCTCCGTTTACACGCAGCGAGAATTAA
- a CDS encoding sensor histidine kinase: MIPGWSAIRRRLHPPRSLRGRLLAISLLILSGLLLLIGVLQYVIMRNFLYTNRAEAMHSQIQSVPRELIFELARSRQESGGALFPSSGSGGAESGGFAGEASAEAPEGGAGQSSAWATGASSGQGGDGAASGSLELDGGGTTNGSPGLNGNEWTGASPGSAAGSDRHTPGRRPLLLDARTTLALFSPDGAFTDLQAETLADSPAPRMEDEEYELLLQHPAGRDADYYRILTSEDGTEHLAVFMTIGPPSHPLGVLQMTADTAPLRDVIMRQLLTYAALSAAALAGGLLLYLPALRKALVPLSNMRKTAQIIDAGNLDVRFASAQGQTEIDQLSSSFNGMLERLESSFRSEREAKEQMRRFAADASHELRTPLTSIHGFLEVLLRGAAENREQLYKALNTMHGESKRINKLVEDLLLLARMDGAPQLRTKELELDEVIEEMRPHLVMLAGVREVEFSLSRGIRGLYDPDKIKQVVLNLFQNAVQHTDPQSGKISISLRPAGSRAELTVRDNGAGIPAEHLSHVFDRFYRSDPSRARKYGGSGLGLSITKSITEAHGGEIGVTSAPGEGTAFRVTLPCLQVLENKS; encoded by the coding sequence ATGATCCCCGGCTGGTCAGCTATCCGGCGGCGGCTGCATCCTCCCCGTTCGCTTCGGGGGCGGCTGCTCGCCATCTCGCTGCTGATTCTCTCGGGACTGCTCCTGCTCATCGGAGTGCTTCAATACGTGATCATGCGCAATTTTCTCTACACGAACCGGGCGGAGGCCATGCACTCGCAGATCCAATCGGTTCCCCGCGAGCTGATCTTCGAGCTCGCCCGGAGCCGACAGGAGAGTGGCGGTGCGCTGTTCCCCAGCTCCGGGAGCGGCGGGGCAGAGAGCGGCGGCTTTGCCGGCGAGGCCAGCGCCGAAGCGCCGGAAGGCGGCGCTGGACAGAGCAGCGCCTGGGCAACAGGCGCCAGCTCGGGGCAGGGCGGCGATGGGGCGGCGAGCGGCAGCCTGGAGCTGGACGGCGGCGGGACGACGAACGGCAGCCCGGGGCTGAACGGCAACGAATGGACGGGCGCCAGTCCCGGGAGCGCCGCGGGCAGCGACAGGCACACCCCGGGACGGCGTCCGCTGCTGCTGGACGCCCGGACAACGCTCGCCCTGTTTAGCCCGGACGGCGCCTTTACCGATCTGCAGGCAGAGACGCTGGCCGACTCACCCGCTCCCCGGATGGAGGACGAGGAATACGAGCTGCTGCTTCAGCATCCCGCGGGCAGAGACGCGGATTACTACAGGATCCTGACCTCCGAAGACGGGACCGAGCATCTGGCTGTCTTCATGACCATCGGTCCTCCGAGCCATCCGCTGGGCGTTCTGCAAATGACCGCGGATACGGCCCCGCTGCGCGACGTTATAATGCGCCAGCTGCTGACTTACGCGGCGCTGTCCGCGGCGGCTCTGGCGGGCGGTCTGCTGCTCTACTTGCCCGCCCTCCGCAAGGCTCTTGTCCCGCTGTCCAATATGCGCAAGACCGCGCAGATTATCGATGCGGGAAATCTCGATGTCCGGTTTGCGTCCGCACAGGGACAGACCGAAATCGACCAGCTGTCTTCCTCGTTCAACGGCATGCTGGAGCGGCTGGAGAGTTCCTTCCGCAGCGAGCGGGAGGCCAAGGAACAGATGCGCCGGTTTGCCGCCGACGCCTCTCACGAGCTTCGGACGCCATTGACCTCGATCCACGGTTTTCTCGAAGTGCTGCTGCGGGGTGCGGCGGAGAACCGGGAACAGCTGTACAAAGCCCTGAACACCATGCACGGCGAATCGAAGCGCATCAACAAGCTGGTGGAGGATCTGCTGCTCCTCGCCCGGATGGACGGCGCTCCGCAGCTACGGACCAAAGAGCTCGAGTTGGACGAAGTCATCGAGGAGATGCGGCCTCATCTGGTGATGCTCGCCGGAGTACGGGAAGTCGAATTTTCTCTCTCCCGCGGCATTAGAGGGCTGTATGATCCCGACAAGATCAAGCAGGTTGTTCTGAATCTGTTCCAGAACGCGGTGCAGCATACGGACCCGCAGTCGGGAAAAATCTCCATCTCCCTGCGGCCTGCCGGCTCCCGCGCGGAGCTGACGGTTCGGGATAACGGGGCCGGCATTCCTGCGGAGCATCTCTCCCATGTGTTCGACCGGTTTTACCGCAGCGATCCCTCCCGGGCCCGCAAGTACGGCGGTTCGGGGCTCGGGCTGTCGATCACCAAATCGATAACCGAAGCGCATGGCGGGGAAATCGGCGTAACGAGCGCTCCGGGCGAGGGCACGGCATTCCGGGTAACGCTCCCCTGCCTGCAGGTATTGGAAAATAAATCATAG
- a CDS encoding VOC family protein, translating into MSVKGLSHVAIQAKDYEGTIAFYTEVLGFKVGHYWSLPSFQIKEASMLVSPDRRTCIEVFDNEAVIPAQGKKASSEEEVAYGALLHFAFYVSDVDDTYQKAIAHGAKACVEPSQMSLGEPPLVVKNALVYSPNGEVIEFIEDVDFDRSPV; encoded by the coding sequence ATGAGCGTAAAAGGTCTTTCACATGTGGCGATCCAGGCCAAAGATTATGAAGGGACGATTGCCTTTTATACTGAAGTCTTGGGATTTAAGGTGGGGCACTATTGGAGTCTGCCCTCCTTCCAGATCAAAGAAGCTTCCATGCTCGTTTCACCCGATCGAAGAACCTGCATCGAAGTTTTTGATAATGAAGCCGTTATTCCAGCCCAAGGTAAAAAAGCCTCGTCAGAGGAGGAGGTAGCTTATGGAGCGTTGTTACACTTTGCCTTCTATGTGAGTGATGTAGACGATACATATCAAAAAGCCATTGCTCATGGAGCAAAGGCCTGTGTGGAACCGAGTCAGATGTCTCTTGGCGAACCGCCGCTTGTGGTGAAAAACGCCTTGGTCTACAGTCCCAACGGTGAAGTGATCGAGTTTATTGAGGACGTTGATTTTGACAGGTCTCCCGTCTGA
- a CDS encoding amino acid ABC transporter substrate-binding protein, with translation MKKFSLILLLALTVILVAACGTNANNGSSPAASPSQNAEAGSGEQSSLDAIKASGVLRIGTEGTYAPFTFHDASGKLTGFDVEIAEEVAKRLGVKAEFVETQWDGIFAGMDAKRFDAIFNEVSITDERKVKYDFSDPYIVSKAVLIVKSDNNTIQSFADLKGKKAAQSLTSNLADIARENGAEIVSTEGFNQAIDLLASGRVDATVNDGLSYLDLKKQKPDAPIKKVDEQANGSQSAAAFLKGNDELVKAVNDALASMKSDGTYLKISEKYFGEDVSK, from the coding sequence ATGAAAAAATTCAGCCTGATACTTCTGCTGGCACTGACCGTCATTTTGGTCGCTGCTTGCGGAACAAATGCTAACAACGGCAGTTCGCCTGCGGCCTCACCGTCGCAGAACGCGGAAGCCGGAAGCGGGGAACAATCCAGTCTGGACGCAATCAAAGCAAGCGGTGTATTGCGGATCGGTACGGAAGGAACTTACGCCCCTTTCACTTTTCATGATGCGAGCGGCAAGCTGACCGGATTCGACGTGGAGATTGCAGAGGAAGTTGCCAAACGCCTGGGGGTAAAGGCCGAGTTCGTCGAAACTCAATGGGATGGTATTTTTGCCGGAATGGATGCCAAGCGGTTCGACGCTATTTTTAATGAAGTGTCCATTACGGACGAACGCAAAGTGAAATACGACTTCTCCGATCCATACATCGTTTCCAAGGCTGTGCTGATCGTCAAGAGCGACAATAACACGATCCAGTCATTTGCAGACCTTAAAGGTAAAAAGGCCGCTCAGTCCCTGACGAGCAATCTGGCGGATATCGCAAGGGAGAATGGAGCTGAAATCGTCTCCACCGAAGGTTTTAACCAGGCGATCGATCTGCTGGCTTCCGGACGCGTGGACGCCACGGTCAACGACGGATTGTCTTATTTGGACCTCAAAAAGCAGAAGCCGGACGCTCCGATCAAAAAGGTTGACGAACAGGCGAACGGTTCACAAAGCGCCGCCGCTTTCCTTAAAGGCAATGATGAACTGGTCAAAGCGGTCAATGACGCGCTGGCTTCAATGAAGAGCGATGGAACCTACCTGAAAATCTCCGAGAAATATTTCGGCGAGGATGTATCCAAATAA
- a CDS encoding winged helix-turn-helix transcriptional regulator, which translates to MGDRRNKYGGKPNMESCPVETTLDVIGGKWKGIILYQLIGGTKRFNEFRRLNPGITQFMLTLQLRELERDGIVHREVYKEVPPKVEYSLTDFGRTLEPIIVSMKKWGETYKIRLKDIRTEQEEDA; encoded by the coding sequence ATGGGAGATCGGAGAAACAAATACGGGGGTAAGCCAAACATGGAAAGCTGTCCTGTGGAAACCACTCTGGATGTCATCGGCGGCAAATGGAAAGGGATTATTCTCTACCAGCTCATTGGCGGAACGAAGAGGTTTAATGAATTCCGGCGTCTCAATCCGGGGATTACGCAGTTTATGCTCACCTTGCAGCTTAGGGAGCTTGAGCGGGACGGCATCGTTCACAGAGAAGTGTATAAAGAGGTTCCGCCCAAAGTGGAATACTCGCTCACCGATTTTGGCAGGACGCTTGAGCCGATTATCGTATCTATGAAAAAGTGGGGGGAGACTTATAAAATCAGACTTAAAGATATAAGAACAGAGCAAGAGGAGGATGCTTGA
- a CDS encoding N-acetylmuramoyl-L-alanine amidase family protein codes for MKKLVMALACITFLFLFASVSVGQANADAAIRLYLDNQLLQPEVPPRLVGNTTMVPLRVVSEELGAKVSWNQADKQITVKKDELVLQLYINKTKAFVNGDSYLLETAPLLVKGNTLIPVRFVSENLGLKVIWDKSTRSVSLIDTGEVAVSESLPDKASSPSPADDGITGNLPVVHRIERSEDGLKIAAEGGSIKPEVSGLSDPERLVIDIPGATLDQMMNGENMVQNGEIPVEDSYINKIRYNLFQGNPSGVRITVDLKQKVQYNLLEIQELGEWTLQLSPMDTGTKQYRVVLDAGHGGTDPGNTSVGGRFEKEFNLDIVLKLAKVLEEDPNISVFLTRQDDTAVKRADRATFANNLKADIFISIHGNSYTRQSASGTETYYTRDDSKELADVLHRHIVPATGFIDRKVRNSNFQVTRETVMPAVLCEIGFMSNPQEEQVMWDEQFQLRVAEAIAAGIKEYLQVP; via the coding sequence ATGAAAAAGCTCGTTATGGCTCTTGCCTGTATAACGTTTCTGTTTTTGTTTGCAAGTGTGAGCGTTGGACAGGCCAATGCAGATGCTGCCATTCGTCTTTACTTAGACAACCAATTGCTTCAGCCGGAAGTTCCACCCCGTTTGGTAGGGAACACTACAATGGTTCCATTGCGGGTCGTGTCGGAAGAGCTTGGCGCAAAGGTGTCTTGGAACCAGGCTGACAAGCAGATAACCGTGAAAAAGGACGAACTGGTGCTTCAGCTTTACATCAATAAAACCAAAGCCTTTGTTAACGGAGATTCTTATCTATTGGAGACGGCTCCTTTGCTGGTAAAGGGAAATACGTTGATTCCGGTTCGTTTTGTCAGTGAAAATCTGGGACTGAAGGTTATCTGGGATAAATCAACTCGCTCTGTCAGTCTCATCGATACAGGCGAAGTCGCCGTTTCGGAGAGCCTTCCTGATAAAGCATCTTCGCCATCGCCAGCAGATGACGGCATTACCGGGAATCTTCCGGTGGTCCACCGGATTGAACGGAGCGAAGACGGGCTGAAGATTGCGGCAGAGGGAGGCAGCATCAAACCTGAGGTTAGCGGCTTGTCCGATCCTGAGCGGCTTGTAATTGACATTCCCGGAGCAACCCTGGATCAAATGATGAATGGGGAGAACATGGTACAGAACGGAGAAATTCCTGTCGAGGATTCGTACATAAACAAGATCCGGTATAATCTCTTCCAGGGCAATCCTTCCGGCGTCAGGATCACAGTCGACCTGAAGCAAAAAGTACAGTACAATTTGCTGGAAATCCAAGAATTGGGAGAATGGACATTACAATTAAGTCCAATGGATACAGGTACGAAGCAGTATCGGGTTGTTCTTGATGCTGGTCACGGGGGAACAGACCCAGGAAATACGTCGGTCGGAGGACGCTTCGAGAAGGAATTTAATCTAGATATAGTTTTGAAGCTGGCCAAAGTTCTGGAGGAAGACCCCAATATTTCTGTCTTTTTGACCAGACAAGACGACACTGCTGTGAAACGGGCAGATCGTGCAACTTTTGCCAATAATCTTAAAGCCGATATATTCATCTCTATTCATGGCAATAGTTACACGAGGCAGTCTGCTTCCGGAACGGAAACTTACTATACGCGAGATGACAGCAAGGAACTGGCTGATGTGCTTCATCGGCATATTGTACCGGCTACCGGTTTCATTGACCGGAAAGTACGCAATTCGAACTTTCAGGTGACCAGGGAGACAGTTATGCCGGCGGTGCTGTGTGAAATCGGTTTTATGTCCAACCCGCAGGAAGAACAGGTGATGTGGGATGAACAATTCCAATTGCGGGTGGCTGAGGCCATAGCAGCCGGTATTAAAGAATATCTGCAGGTTCCATGA
- a CDS encoding amino acid ABC transporter ATP-binding protein, which produces MIRLSGLHKSFGPLQVLKGVDVTLEEGKVLVIIGPSGSGKTTLLRCFNLLEVPDKGDISLGGISLSFDGKKLPKKDVLALRQKTGMVFQSYNLFPHMTALGNVMEGQVTVQKLSKEEARKRALELLVKVGLADKADSYPHQLSGGQQQRVAIARAMATEPELLLFDEPTSALDPELVGEVLKVIRELASEGMTMVIVTHEMKFAADVADTLIMMDGGVITEQGTPDQVLNHSSNPRTLQFLNRFVDDERSTV; this is translated from the coding sequence ATGATACGACTGTCTGGCCTGCATAAATCGTTCGGCCCGCTTCAAGTGCTTAAAGGCGTGGATGTGACGCTAGAGGAAGGCAAGGTTCTTGTCATTATCGGCCCGTCCGGCTCAGGCAAGACAACGCTGCTGCGCTGCTTCAATTTACTGGAGGTTCCGGACAAGGGGGACATCTCGCTGGGCGGAATATCGCTAAGTTTTGATGGAAAGAAGCTCCCGAAGAAGGATGTCCTGGCTCTGCGGCAAAAAACGGGAATGGTTTTTCAGTCCTATAATCTGTTTCCGCATATGACGGCGCTCGGTAATGTCATGGAAGGACAGGTCACCGTCCAAAAGTTATCCAAGGAGGAAGCGCGCAAGCGGGCTTTGGAGCTGCTGGTTAAAGTGGGGCTTGCGGATAAGGCAGACTCCTATCCCCATCAGCTCTCCGGGGGCCAGCAGCAGCGGGTGGCCATTGCCAGGGCGATGGCGACGGAGCCGGAACTCCTGTTATTCGACGAGCCGACCTCGGCGCTTGATCCCGAACTTGTCGGGGAAGTGCTGAAAGTCATCAGGGAGCTGGCATCCGAAGGCATGACCATGGTCATCGTAACCCATGAAATGAAATTTGCCGCCGATGTCGCGGACACGCTGATTATGATGGACGGGGGAGTTATTACGGAACAAGGCACGCCGGACCAAGTGCTAAACCATTCATCCAATCCCCGGACCTTGCAGTTTCTGAACCGGTTTGTAGACGATGAGCGTTCGACAGTCTAA
- a CDS encoding sulfite exporter TauE/SafE family protein, producing MPLVVMLSLVTNIAILAGAYKDAAVRKIWVLVLSSIAAAPLGAWLLLVVDASVLKVATGLLVLAYSALLLTGKSFPVRNERFAFVPVGIASGLLNGSISMSGPPVALFLSGQGTGKAAFRANLTAYAAILNIITVVSFSQGGLLNGNVMSVFGWTVPVLLAGVWLGIKAVRRLNEAAFKRLTLWLLIFSGLWTVISAIR from the coding sequence GTGCCGCTGGTTGTTATGCTCAGCCTGGTTACCAACATCGCAATTTTAGCAGGCGCTTATAAGGATGCCGCTGTCCGTAAAATCTGGGTGCTTGTGTTGTCCAGCATCGCTGCGGCGCCGCTGGGCGCCTGGCTCCTGCTGGTAGTCGACGCTTCCGTGCTGAAAGTGGCGACGGGCCTGCTCGTTCTTGCTTATTCCGCGCTGCTGCTCACTGGTAAATCCTTTCCTGTACGTAACGAACGATTTGCGTTTGTCCCGGTAGGCATCGCCAGCGGTTTGCTTAACGGTAGCATTTCCATGAGCGGTCCCCCGGTTGCCCTGTTCCTAAGCGGACAGGGAACGGGCAAAGCCGCTTTCAGGGCAAATCTGACGGCTTACGCTGCTATTTTGAACATTATCACCGTCGTCTCGTTTTCCCAGGGTGGTCTTCTGAACGGAAACGTCATGTCCGTCTTCGGATGGACGGTACCGGTCCTGTTGGCCGGTGTCTGGTTGGGCATTAAAGCGGTAAGACGGTTGAATGAAGCCGCATTCAAAAGGTTGACGCTATGGCTGCTTATCTTCTCCGGTCTGTGGACGGTCATCAGCGCAATCAGGTGA
- a CDS encoding zinc-binding alcohol dehydrogenase family protein — MSNPLNMKAVGSYRYLPLSDPESLVDLHIEKPVPTGRDLLVKVKAVSVNPADLDIRKNNNYEAESPKILGWDASGIVEQVGPECQLFKPGDEVFYAGSVTRPGANSEFHLVDERIAGNKPKSLDFAQAAALPLTSLTAWEGLFDRLGLSHNAEENESILIIGAAGGVGSIATQLAKLAGLTVIGTASRPESVQWAKDHGADFTINHNSPFAPQLKEIGFESVDYVFCLNDTVQHFANMAEVITPQGKICSIVPVAKASQAGSLDMDLLFYKSVTFVWELMFTRAMFQTKDMIKQHDILNRLAELIDNGKLKTTLAERLEPINAANLRLAHEKMETGRSIGKIVLENF; from the coding sequence ATGAGCAATCCCCTAAACATGAAAGCAGTCGGCTCTTATCGGTATCTCCCTTTATCCGATCCGGAAAGCCTTGTTGATCTGCATATAGAAAAACCGGTGCCTACAGGTCGCGATCTGCTTGTCAAAGTCAAAGCAGTCTCAGTCAACCCAGCCGACCTGGATATTCGCAAGAATAATAACTATGAGGCAGAATCGCCGAAAATTTTGGGGTGGGATGCATCTGGAATCGTGGAGCAGGTTGGGCCTGAATGCCAATTGTTCAAGCCGGGAGACGAGGTGTTTTATGCGGGCAGTGTCACTCGTCCTGGCGCTAACAGTGAATTTCACCTGGTGGATGAACGCATCGCGGGAAACAAGCCGAAGAGCCTGGATTTCGCGCAAGCGGCCGCCCTGCCGCTGACCTCGCTTACTGCTTGGGAGGGCCTATTTGATCGTTTGGGACTCAGTCATAACGCAGAGGAAAACGAAAGCATACTCATTATCGGTGCAGCAGGAGGAGTAGGATCAATAGCTACGCAGCTTGCCAAATTAGCGGGATTAACTGTAATTGGTACCGCTTCACGTCCGGAGTCAGTGCAGTGGGCCAAAGATCACGGTGCGGATTTTACAATCAACCACAACAGCCCTTTTGCACCGCAGCTCAAGGAAATTGGGTTTGAGTCCGTGGATTATGTATTTTGCCTGAATGATACGGTGCAGCATTTTGCGAATATGGCCGAAGTCATCACCCCTCAGGGCAAGATTTGCTCAATCGTTCCTGTAGCTAAGGCTTCCCAGGCGGGAAGCTTGGATATGGATCTGCTTTTTTATAAAAGTGTCACGTTTGTATGGGAGCTCATGTTCACCCGTGCCATGTTCCAGACCAAAGATATGATCAAACAACACGATATCCTGAATCGACTGGCTGAACTAATCGATAATGGCAAGCTGAAGACGACTCTGGCCGAACGCCTGGAACCGATCAATGCGGCAAACCTGCGTCTAGCCCATGAAAAAATGGAGACCGGAAGGTCGATAGGAAAGATTGTTTTGGAGAATTTCTAA
- a CDS encoding Lrp/AsnC family transcriptional regulator, producing the protein MDHPIDDIDRKILQLLQHNARMSISQISKEISMSQPSVKERILKLEDKKIISGYSTAFNLSNLNRGTTTFILLKTEHCQELVDFCSKAREVTDLYRISGEYNYLIKVQTASIEELAEFQDSLAKLGPSKSHISMKNILENRVLL; encoded by the coding sequence ATGGATCATCCGATTGATGATATTGATAGGAAAATTTTGCAACTGCTTCAGCACAATGCGCGAATGTCTATTTCGCAAATCAGCAAGGAAATCAGCATGTCCCAGCCGTCGGTTAAAGAAAGGATTTTGAAGCTGGAGGATAAAAAGATCATTTCCGGGTATTCCACAGCATTTAATTTAAGCAATCTGAATCGGGGGACGACGACTTTTATCCTGTTAAAAACTGAACATTGCCAGGAGCTCGTTGACTTTTGCAGCAAAGCCAGGGAGGTAACCGATTTATATCGGATCAGCGGGGAATATAATTATCTGATTAAAGTGCAAACCGCATCGATCGAAGAGCTTGCCGAATTCCAAGACTCTCTTGCTAAACTCGGACCTTCCAAGTCTCATATCAGTATGAAAAATATATTGGAAAACAGGGTTCTGCTCTAA
- a CDS encoding FAD-dependent oxidoreductase: MYEIAVIGAGPAGASAALFAAKAGKKTLLIDNDKGMTRRGWYENYYGISEIGGPDLVETGHKQAIKFGAELIAEQAVSIAKSGEGFTIETESGAAYEAKHVILATGVMTDLAAKAGVVTKDGTEPRIKTVVAVDAAGKTNIDGIWAAGTVAGVSVHAVITAGDGAKVAINVISELNGARYVDHDVLKA; encoded by the coding sequence ATGTACGAAATCGCAGTAATCGGCGCCGGTCCCGCCGGCGCAAGCGCCGCGCTGTTCGCCGCCAAGGCGGGCAAGAAAACGCTGCTTATCGACAACGACAAAGGGATGACCCGCAGAGGCTGGTACGAGAATTATTACGGCATTTCCGAAATTGGCGGACCCGACCTGGTGGAAACCGGACACAAGCAGGCGATCAAGTTCGGGGCCGAGCTGATCGCGGAGCAGGCCGTTTCCATCGCTAAAAGCGGCGAAGGCTTTACCATTGAAACCGAAAGCGGCGCGGCCTATGAAGCGAAGCACGTTATTCTGGCTACCGGCGTGATGACGGATCTGGCCGCCAAAGCGGGAGTTGTAACGAAGGACGGTACGGAGCCGAGAATCAAGACGGTCGTCGCCGTGGATGCGGCCGGCAAGACCAACATCGATGGCATCTGGGCCGCCGGCACCGTTGCCGGAGTCAGCGTGCATGCCGTCATTACGGCGGGCGACGGCGCGAAGGTGGCGATTAACGTCATCAGCGAGCTGAACGGCGCGAGATATGTGGACCATGATGTGCTGAAGGCTTAA